The following coding sequences are from one Salvia hispanica cultivar TCC Black 2014 chromosome 3, UniMelb_Shisp_WGS_1.0, whole genome shotgun sequence window:
- the LOC125210603 gene encoding homeobox-leucine zipper protein ATHB-52-like, with protein sequence MDQFPYPAIPKQQTKEKKRLSEEQVRILEWNFNFNKKLDPDHKSRLAFELGIPPRQVAIWYQNKRARDKIQGLEMEHKGVQMQLESVLIDNSRLRKEVEMLKVELTRAQGATGPTFTSFNSSNFGVSSRVQDSFYD encoded by the coding sequence ATGGATCAATTCCCTTATCCTGCAATCCCAAAGCAACAAACCAAAGAGAAGAAACGGCTGAGTGAGGAGCAAGTGAGGATATTGGAGTGGAATTTCAACTTCAACAAGAAGTTGGACCCCGACCACAAGTCCCGCCTGGCATTTGAGCTCGGTATCCCGCCTAGGCAAGTGGCGATATGGTACCAAAACAAGCGGGCGCGTGACAAAATCCAAGGGTTAGAGATGGAGCACAAGGGCGTGCAGATGCAACTCGAGAGTGTGTTGATCGATAACTCGAGGCTTAGGAAGGAGGTGGAGATGCTCAAGGTGGAGTTAACTAGGGCCCAAGGTGCCACCGGGCCCACCTTCACCTCTTTCAACTCCTCCAATTTTGGAGTGTCGTCACGTGTACAAGACTCATTTTATGATTAG